From the genome of Deltaproteobacteria bacterium:
CCGATCGCGATGTTCAACGAGCACTACAACGCGCTCGTAAGCGTGGTGTACGTGTACAATTGTTGTTATCCGGAAGAACCGATATCAGATCAATACAATTTGCTGGAAGGTATTTATATCGACGCTTATTAAAATGGGGCATTGAAATTTATGAATGGACTGAGCGCGTATTGCATGCGAAAACCGCTGTAGTTGATGGGTATTGGTGTTCAATTGGCAGCTATAATCTTGATAGGCGTAGTCTATTGCATAATCTTGAAGCTAATGTAGCTTGTGTAGATAAAAAACTTGGTACTGCTTTTGATCAGCAGTTTGAAAATGATTTACGCCGTTCACACTTTATTGATCCCACCACTTGGCATCGACGCCCTTCATTACAAAAGTTGCTTGAGTTCTTTTTTTATCAGTTGCGCTATTTACTTTAGTTGCAATTTATTTTGAGGGGCTACCTCAGGTACCACCCCTAATTTTCTTGAGCTGATTGCCAACCAAGTAACGAATTAGCTGTTAATGATTTCAGCAAAGAAACTTATAAAAAAGGTGTCACGCCATGACTCTTAATACTACTTCAGCTAGTAGCCCTATTATTCCTCCAGTTGTGCAAACAGCTAATAATGCACAAGCACATGTTGACGAAGCTATTGCCAAAATTGATAACTTATGTGGGGAAATAGTCGGGCTGCAAGAAGCAATAGCTGATATTAATTCGGCCATTATTATTTTGCAGCAGCAACTTGGTGAACTTAAACCACCCAATTCTAATGACTATTATACTGAGCAACAACGTACTGTAGGTACTCCGCCTGACCAAGAAACTATTACCGAACGTGTATTTGATAAAGCAGCTTTTGGCGCGGCAATGGCGGCGTATCTTTCTGAAGTACAACGGCTACAGAGTGATATTCAACAAAAACAAGGCGAGCTACAGAGCAAAGAAACTGAGTTAGCAAGTAAAGAAGGTGAATTAGCCCAAGCTGAAAGCGAATTGCAAAGCGCGCAACAAGCACTAGAGGCAGCATTGCAAGAAGATGCCCAAGCTTTGCAAGAGGCGCAACAACGTTATCAAGAGGCAATGGATAGAGCACAGCAAGCTCAGCAAGAAGCACTGCTTGCCCAAGCTGAAGCGCAAAAAGCCCAAGAGGCGCTAAATCAAGCAGATCTTGAGCTACAAAATATGCAAGCTGCTGCTGAAAATCTTGGCACTTTTAACCCATTACCAGAGCCTAATTTTATAGTTGATGATGCGGTTACATCTGCAGCATTAACTACTTATTATCAAACTAGTATGCGCTCGGTACGAAATGCCCATGCTGAGCTGATCACGGCGCAAAACTATTTGCCACGTATGGGAGCAAATGGTGGTTTATTGCCTCCGATCAATACCATCTCGGCTCATGATTTTATTGAACTAGCCCCGAATATTGCTAGTTTTGAATCAGGGGTACATGCGCAGGACAGCGGTTTATTAACGCAATTTGAAGGTGATGACCCAATAACCATGACACCAGCACTGGCCAATCAGGTTTATCAAGCATGGAGTGCTGCTGGTTATAGCTATGAACAAATGCAGGCGGCAATGAGTGCCTTAGGTGGGCGATTACCTGAAGAACAAACGGGCATTCCTGAGAGTTTAGGTGAAATGCGCTCACAAATTCGCGAGCAATATGGACAAGAGGGGTTAGCAATTTTTGATAGTATGTACCGTCGCGATCGTGCAACCGAGTTTTCCCCCTATCGCATGAATATGCTGGACCGAGAAGATAGAGCAGATTTTGAGTATCGCGCCGCGGTTGATACTTATGTTGGTTTTACGGCTTTGATGGATGCAACCAATCGTGCTGCTAATCCTAATTTATGGGGTACCACCGGCGACGCCAATGCTCAAGATCTTGCCGGGCTGAGCAAAGGTGCTAGTGGGGATGAAGTTAAACAACTGCAACGAGATCTAGCAGCCTTAGGTTACTTTCCAGAGAATATAATTGACAATGAGGGCGCTGGTTTTGGCCAATTTGGTGATATTACTGCAGGGGCTCTACATGATTTTCAAATCGCTAATGGTATCCCGGTCTCTGATACGATAGATCCAGCAACCGTAAATGCTTTAATGCATCCACATCCTGCTGCGCAGTTTCCGGCGAATGGCCCGGCGCTCGCACAAGCCGCAGAACTTGGTGGTGCTACCGGCCCGGTGCAAGTACTTCCTGATGGTTCCGTTTATCAAACTTTTGAGCATGGCTATGTCATGGTGAATACTGACAATATTCGCACTGTGCGCAATTTAGAAGGTCAAGATATTATTCCACCCACCAAACTTGCAACCTTTACTTCAGTAGAAGAAGCGAGTCCCCATTTTGTTAATGAATGGGGCGAAACCGCCACTTATCAAGATGGTGATCCTACAACTCTAATCGATCCTACTAATCATCCGGCGGTTAGCTTGCCGGGAGCTTATACTCCATATGGTTACAATGATTGTGGACCAGCGGCCGCGCTTATTGCGCTGTCATCTTTAGGGCTTATTGCGCATCCTTCGCCAAGTGACGCTCCACAAGTTATTAATGATATTCGTACTGCTACCGGTGATCTAGATGGAACCATGTATATGTCATCGGTTGATCAAGGTTTGCAGCAATATGGAGCATCAACAAATTATATCGACAATAATATTAATGCCATTAATACTGCGTTAG
Proteins encoded in this window:
- a CDS encoding peptidoglycan-binding protein; amino-acid sequence: MTLNTTSASSPIIPPVVQTANNAQAHVDEAIAKIDNLCGEIVGLQEAIADINSAIIILQQQLGELKPPNSNDYYTEQQRTVGTPPDQETITERVFDKAAFGAAMAAYLSEVQRLQSDIQQKQGELQSKETELASKEGELAQAESELQSAQQALEAALQEDAQALQEAQQRYQEAMDRAQQAQQEALLAQAEAQKAQEALNQADLELQNMQAAAENLGTFNPLPEPNFIVDDAVTSAALTTYYQTSMRSVRNAHAELITAQNYLPRMGANGGLLPPINTISAHDFIELAPNIASFESGVHAQDSGLLTQFEGDDPITMTPALANQVYQAWSAAGYSYEQMQAAMSALGGRLPEEQTGIPESLGEMRSQIREQYGQEGLAIFDSMYRRDRATEFSPYRMNMLDREDRADFEYRAAVDTYVGFTALMDATNRAANPNLWGTTGDANAQDLAGLSKGASGDEVKQLQRDLAALGYFPENIIDNEGAGFGQFGDITAGALHDFQIANGIPVSDTIDPATVNALMHPHPAAQFPANGPALAQAAELGGATGPVQVLPDGSVYQTFEHGYVMVNTDNIRTVRNLEGQDIIPPTKLATFTSVEEASPHFVNEWGETATYQDGDPTTLIDPTNHPAVSLPGAYTPYGYNDCGPAAALIALSSLGLIAHPSPSDAPQVINDIRTATGDLDGTMYMSSVDQGLQQYGASTNYIDNNINAINTALGNGHPVVLGSYAEWAAWGSQQPGGNMINNVDPGGHFVTVVGMTPQGDYIVADPLMAGGPITVSPQQMQTFLNSSFAKPLEVSRP